The following are encoded together in the Desulfurellaceae bacterium genome:
- a CDS encoding DUF433 domain-containing protein: protein MQPDYTGIITVEPGKRGGKPCIRGLRITVYDILEYLASGMTEQEILADFPDLTRADIRACLAFAADRERRLVSIPPE, encoded by the coding sequence ATGCAACCGGACTACACTGGAATCATCACGGTCGAGCCGGGAAAACGCGGTGGGAAACCTTGTATTCGTGGCCTTCGCATCACGGTCTATGACATCCTGGAGTATTTAGCGTCTGGAATGACGGAGCAGGAAATTCTGGCCGATTTTCCCGACCTCACCCGTGCCGATATCAGGGCGTGTCTGGCGTTTGCGGCTGACCGGGAGCGCCGTCTCGTTTCCATTCCGCCGGAATGA
- a CDS encoding DUF5615 family PIN-like protein, protein MKFLLDQNLSPRLREALQDIYPQSLHVRDGRSMGLR, encoded by the coding sequence ATGAAATTCCTGCTGGATCAGAATCTGTCTCCGCGTCTCAGGGAGGCATTACAGGACATTTATCCTCAATCGCTCCATGTCAGGGACGGCCGCAGTATGGGCCTACGCTAA
- a CDS encoding DUF5615 family PIN-like protein, with protein MIVSKDADFRHLGFTYGPPPKIVWIRRGNCSTREIELLLRERYDDILTFYENEREVVLALA; from the coding sequence GTGATTGTGTCGAAAGACGCTGATTTTCGTCACCTTGGTTTCACCTACGGGCCTCCGCCCAAAATCGTTTGGATTCGCCGTGGGAATTGTTCAACCAGGGAAATTGAGCTGCTTCTTCGTGAGCGGTACGATGATATCCTCACGTTTTATGAGAATGAACGAGAAGTTGTCCTAGCCCTGGCTTGA